From the Juglans microcarpa x Juglans regia isolate MS1-56 chromosome 3D, Jm3101_v1.0, whole genome shotgun sequence genome, the window AAGAGTCGAATGGGTATGCACCAGAAACCGAGGTTGCGGTCGAGCGCGGGGATTCAAACGACCTCATCGAACCGGTTAACCAGGTAACCCAAATTAGCAAAATTAGTTGAAAGATCAGGGGGTTTCGATCTCATGTATGCTAAGTAAACGCCAATTGCAGGAATCGGTGTCGTCACCAATAAATCGTGCCGAGCACGATTTTGGGGAAGCCGGGAAAGAGGATATGTTCGTTGACTGCCCGGACGAGTTATCTACTGCAAATGCTGATAACAGGGAAGCAGTGGTGGCGGTAGGGACCGAAGAGAGTTCGGAGATGATGAATGGCGTGCACGAGAGTGGAGTTCAAGAAATGGAAAACGGGACGCAGGTTGGTTATGTGGTGGACAGTGAGCTGGAAAACCTGCGGGAAACGCTGGATAAGATGCTTCACGAGAGAGAAAGAATTGCTCGGGAATACGAGGTTAAGAAAAAAGCTCCTTTTGTCATTCTACTAGAAattttacttctttttcaaGAATCAGTATTGGTTTGGTTTTGGTGATTCATTGTGTTGTTGAAGATGCAGAACGAGAGAGAGGCTTTTACTGAAGACGTTGCTGGGCTTCATCATCAGCTTAAGGCACTGACTAACAAGCAGCTGTTGTTGCCGGGTATGGAAAACCATTTGGTGGGTGACAACCCTTTGCTTGAAATGGTGAAGGACTGCTCACAGTTTGTTAAAGCCGCCTCAGAAGAACGGTTGCAAACTGAGGCGACAGTGAGGGAGCTTCATGCCGTTCTTTTTTCGAAGGACCAAGAGATTGAATATCTCAATGCCAGGGTTACTGAGTATGGGACTATCAGTGTCACTGCCCGTGACGAGTTGCTTGAgctgaaaagaaaggaagaagatttGTTTGAGAAAGTACGCCGTctagaagatgaaaatgggaAATTGGTGGCTCaacttgataaaaataaagtggTTTTTGAGTCGGTGAATGAGGAACTTGCAAAGACAAAAATGGAACTTGAGCAGGAAAAGTTTAGGTGTGCTAATACGAAAGAGAAGCTTTCTATGGCTGTGACGAAAGGAAAGGCGTTGGTACAACAGAGGGACTCGTTGAAGCAGTCGTTGGCTGAGAGAACAAGTGAGCTCGATAAATGTTTAACTGAATTGCAAGAGAAGTCAAGTTCATTGGTGGCTGCGGAACTAAGTAAAGGGGAGTTGGTCAGAAGTGAAAATCTGGTCTCATCTCTGCAGGAATCACTTTTGCAAAGGAATTCCATCCTTGAcaaacttgaagaaattttgTCCCAGGCTGCTGTACCTGAGGAACTTCAATCGATGGATATTATAGAGAGATTTAGATGGCTTGTGGACGAGAAAAAATCACTGGAAGATGTTTCAATGGAATTCCAAATCGTGAAAGACGCATTTTCCTTTACTGATCTACCAGAAACCATTTCATCGTCTGACTGGGAAGCTCGAGGGAGTTACCTTAGGGAGTCATTTTATCAGGTGAAGGATGAAGTAAATACTTTGCATGATGAAATTGTTAAAACAAGGGAAGATGCACACAGTGAGATTGCCCGCTTAAGCGCATCACTTTTGGCAGCATTACAGGAAAAGGATTATCTTCAAACGGAGGTAGCTGACCTGATGTGCAAATATGAATGGATTGACGAAAAAGTTTCATTGGAGAAGAACCGTATAAGCGCTTCACTTTCTGAAGCATTAGAGGAAAAGGAGTTTCTTCGAATGGAGTTGGCTAATCTGATGAGCAAATATGAAGAGATTGTTGAAAAGGAGCATAAAGTCTCACTGGACAAAGATTGGATAATTAAAATGTTACTTGAGTTTTCTGGAAGCGaaatggaaaatgaagaagGGGTGTATCAGTCTGACAATTCTGCGATCATTCACAAATGCTTTGAGAAGATAAAAGAACAGAGCAGTGTGGCTTTGGATTCTTCCCATGTTAACACAGAATTATTTCAAAGAGTTCAAAGTCTCTTATATGTAAGGGATCAAGAGTTGATGCTGTGTGAGAAGTTACTTGAAGAGGATATGGTGGTGAGATTAGAGGTTAATAAACTGTCGAATGAGATAAAGTTAGTATCTGAAGAACTTGTAGCATTGAAAGAGGAAAAGGGCTCTCTCCAGAAGGTTATTGAAAGATCGGAAGAGAAGTCTGCTTTGCTGAGGGAGAGGTTATCCATGGCCGTTAAGAAAGGCAAGGGACTGGTTCAAGATCgggaaaatatgaaaaatcttcTGGATGAAAAAGACTCAGAAATCGAGAAGTTGAAGCTTGACTTACAGCAGCAAGAATCTGCAGTTGCTGACTGCAGAGACCAGATCAATAGATTATCTTCTGATGTAGAGTGCATCCCAAAGTTGGAGGCTGATCTTGTTGCTATGAAAGATCAACGAGATCAATTCGAGCAATTCTTACTGGAGAGCAATAAACTGTTACAAAGAGTAGTTGAATGTATTGATGGAATTGTTCTTCCCATTGAATCAGTTTTTGAGGGCCCTGTAGAAAAGGTTATCTGGCTTGCTGGGTACATTAATGAATGTCTGGATGCTAAGACACATGCAGATCAAGAGTTGAGTAAGGCAAAAGAGGATGCCAGTACTCTGGCTAGTAAGTTAGAGGAAGCCAAAGCAACTGTGAAATCACTGGAAGATGCATTGTCAGTTGCAGAGAACAGTGTTTCTCGACTCTCTGAAGAAAAGAGGGAAATGGAAGTTGGCAGGACAAATGTTGAACAAGAATTGGAGAAAGCAATGGAAGAAGCGTTTTCTCAGACTAGCAAGTTTGCTGAGGCTTCTGCAACTATGAAGTCACTTGAAGAGGCATTATCACTGGCAGAAAATAATATTTCCGTGCTCTTCAAAGAGAAGGAAGAGGCTCAAGTAAGTAGAGCTGCTACAGAGATGGAGCTAGataaagagaaagaggaagttGCTATTCAGACCACTAAACTAACAGAGGCCTACAAAACTATAAAGGCACTTGAACATTCACTATCTCAGGTAGAGAGCAATGTTGTTCTGCTGACTGAGCAAAATAACGATGTACAAGCGGGTAGAACCAATTTAGAGAATGAGGTAAAGAAGCTGCAAGAGGAAGTTGGGTCCTTGGCTAATAAGCTAGAAGATGCATATGCAAGTATAAAATCACAGGAAGATGCGCTTTGGAGGGCAGAGAATGATATTTCAGTACTTAAAGGCGAAAAGAAAGATGCTGAAGAGGAGGCGTTGTTGCTTAATTCCAAGTTAAGTGCAACCCTGGAAGAGTTGGCTGGGACTAGTGGCAGCTTAGAGACCAGATCTGTAGAACTTGCTGGACACTTTAATGATCTTCAAGTGATTATGAAAGATGAGACTCTTTCATCCAAAGTAAAAGAATGCTTTGAGAAGAAATTTGAGAGCTTGAAATCTATGGATCTTATTATTAATAACATAAGGGACCGTTTTGTTTCTATGGACTTAGAAGAGATGCAAAGTCACCAGCTTATGGAGGTAAACTTACATGCGTGTTTCTGTAGATCCAAGAACTCATCTTGTCAAATGCACCCCTTTTTGATATTTTAGTTACACACCCATCCAGTGGGTTTTGAAGCCAAGACCCTTACCCCTTATCACATTCTTACAAGGGAGAATCTCATTCTTACCCTCTAATCTTTTCACCTTTTCTCtaattataatgttttatttattccAGGATAATTCACGTTTTACAAAACCTTTCTCGGATAGCATTGACAATATTGCTGGTGTTGAAATCCATTACAGCCTGGCGGGTGCAGATAGTGAcaatatttcttcatattttagaAATACCGTGGAAGGGTTCCAGTGGAGAAACAAAATTCTTGCAGATAAGTTTGAAGGTTTCTCCTCAGTTGTAGATGAGTTTATTGCATCtttgttgagaaaattgcagACAGCAGAGAATGGAGTAGTAGTTCTATTTGAGCACATTGAATCTTTGAGACAGAAAACAAAGGATCTGGAAATGTATAAACAAGAACAGGAGACTAGTGTAGGCATACTGGACAACGATGTTTCCACTTTACTGTCTGTTTGTACTACCGTTACCAGGGAACTGCAATTTGAGGTGAAGAACAATCTATTGGATCTCAGCCATGTCCCTGAGCTTGAGACATTCAACCATGGTTTGTCCCTGGAAATGATAGGAAGCGAGGGAGATGCCACAGTAGAGCAACTGGAAAGGCTTGATGGCAGCAAATATGTTGAAGCCGCTGACAAGTTGTTACTTGCTGCTAGAAAAGTACAAGCCTTGATTAAACAGTTTGAGAGCACAAGTAACATGGCGGCAGCTACAATTGAAGAATTGCAGACTAAATTGAAAGAAAGCAGAAAAGGTTTTGAAAAAGCTATAGAAGAAAGGGATCTAAACCAAAATAGGGTTGCCGAGTTGGTGACTGATGTGGATGTATTGCAAAATTCATGCAGTGAGCTGAGGCTTAATCTAGAGGATTATCaaacaaaagaggaaaagatAAAGGAAAGAGAGGCAGAAGTTTCCTCTTTATACAATtctatattaattaaagaaCAAGGTAAAAAAATTTGATGGGATCTTGCtgcataaatgtatttttgttggtATTATTAGCTCTGGTTTCTTCTGATTTGTTTGTTGTTCTTGTTTGTTGCTTCAGAGGCAGAAGACTCTCCCCTGTCAGCATCCCAAGTGAAAATactgtttgaaaaaattagagacATAGAAATCCCTATCGCAGTCTCAGAAGTAGGAGACCTAGACCCGCATAACTCGGCTCATATAAAGAAGCTCTTTCACATCATTGATAGTGTTACTGAGTTGCAGCAAgaagtaaaatttttatctcatgaCAGAACAAGGCTACAGTCTAACCTTACAACACAGGTTCTTGAAATTGAGCATCTGAAGGGGGAAGTTGAAAAGCACATTAGAGATGGACAAGACttggaaaaaatgaataacGAATTGTCTGAGCTCATATTTGGATTGGAGAAAATTATAGGTATGTTCAAAGTTAGTGATTTAGGCGAGCAAAAATATCCTGGAGCGAAAGGACTTCTGTCTTTGTTAGAAAAGCAGGTCGTGGCCATGCTTTTAGAAtctgaaaattcaaaatcaaaagctCAGGAGCTTGCCACAGAGTTACTGGCGAGCCAAAATGTCGTAGAGGAATTGTCAATCAAGGTTAAATTACTTGAAGATTCAGTTCAAGGTGGGAATGCCGACCCCAACATTGTTCAGGAAAGGAGCATCTTTGAAGCACTACCGTTGCCTACAGGGTCAGAGATATCTGAAATTGAAGACGTGGTAAATATCTTTATATGATTTTCCACTATTACTTTCTTCTATCCGTACTTTTTTGTGATCCggggaaaagaaaatcatgtacaccACAAAACTGCACGGATAAAAATTAAgcattcttatatatatatataaaagtaaaaattaagcatactttttctataattaaaaaaattaagcagaactttttttaataagttaaatCAAGCGTAATTTTGTTGGTTGCAGAAGCGTCTATCAACCTGCATCTCCTAGACAAATTAGATCAATCAATCTATGTTATACAATTTTTGTACTCcctatattttatcttttctgctTATCAATGTGACCACGGGCTGCATTTGAATgctgaggtgatctcagataatttgagttgatctatgaatagtagtgtttTGTAGGTTCTTTTGAGAAGTGTTTAAATGTAAGTATGTTGAgttatgtgtttgaatatatgaagtaagttgagatgaatttaatttttatgggaagttgaaaaagtagtgggttCCATCATTAATTggtttgagatgggttgaggTGATCTTGACAATGTCAACTCTCCATTAAAATGTCAAACTCACTCCAAactgaattttaaaattcaagattaatattaaaagaaaaagaaaaaaacacgtTGTTCAGGCAGAGAAGTAATGCTATGTCCATTTTGTTGATCTGCTTACAGCAACGTTGTTTCACTTATCATCTTATTCATGTGATATTGGTGActtaaaagaggaaaaaaatagatggCTCAAAACCTTTTAAAATATAGAGGCGAAAATTGCTGATTTCCAATGGTGTAATGCAGGGCCCAATTGGACAGAATACAGTATCTCCTGTCCCCCTAGCTGCCCAGGTGCGAACTGTGAGAAAGGGTTCAACCGACCATCTTGCAATCAATATTGGCGGGGAATCTGAACGTCTGATAAACAACGAGGGCAACGAGGGAACTGATGAGGACAAAGGTTTGCGTTCTTTATAATATCATCCAAAAAGTAAGTTTAAACCTTTCAGAAAACTCATAACTTTCTTTTCCAGGTCATGTATTCAAGTCTCTGAACACATCAggtctcattcccaaacaaggAAAGTTGATAGCAGATCGTGTTGATGGAATATGGTAATGTACTGCATTTTCTGCCCAAATTTGTTATGGGGAAAAACTGGGGGGTCGGGGTCGGAATAAGGAAACTGACCGCACGCACATGATTTCTTAATAGAATCATTAACTGGTTGATTCTATTAGAAAACGTGCGTGCAGTCAATTTCTTCAACCAGGGCTAAGATTCAAGTTGCTACCGTTTAGTAGCCCCTGCAACCAATACCTCCATTATTGTTTACTTCCATTGCTGTGTTGAATAGGTGTTAATGCTATGGGTGCATAACGACTTGATTCATTCTAAGTCTTTCGAATCCATGCATGCAGGGTCTCTGGGGGTCGTGTTTTGATGAGTCAGCCCCGAGCAAGGCTAGGCCTTATGGCTTATTGCCTCCTTATGCATATATGGCTTTTGGGAACCGTTTTGTGATGAAGTCTGTGATCGGTCTATATGCGTTGGAAACACCACAATTTTTATCCTCTGCACCTGCAAATTGTATCATAGGATACTCATTTATTCCCCCATTCTTTATACCTGTGGTTAACATGTTTATGTATAAATGGTTTCATTACCGTAATGACTCTCTGCAATCACTTTTTAGGGTTCAGGGAATCCAAGTCTTTCAGCTTTTAGATAATGTGCTATGACGTACAGTATATGAGCATCGAATCTGAGTGGCAatcatcatctatttttataGTTTCTCTTTTAACCATCTAGGATGAAGAATAACACTTCTGTTCAATAAATAGATACTTTCGTTTTGTTCTTTGAAGTTGTGTTAGATCCACTTCCTTCCCATCTGGAAGTCGTGTGTTCGTCGAGCCATGAACGCTCTTACTTATCAacattaaaacattaaaaataagagaaaagatatttgcaatcgtgaatTGTGTAATTGTTGtataatcgctttaaaaaaaatgaataaaacatggaatttatataaaaaaattaattttttaatattaaatttcactatttttaaaaacGATTATGTGGTATTTATACACTTCAcagttgtatataaaattacttttcaaaTTAGTTCATATGATATAGTTTAGAATTTTGTTagttcaataattaaaaatattgaaagaatgactatttgaaaatatttatatcatattttatctgCGTGACATGATTTGatctagaaaataaattttaaaattttaattttataaatcagataatcaataataaaaacaaaaagaaacaaaagtgTTCGACTTTGTGGATTCATTCCCAGGACCCgatagagagggaaaaaaaaaaatagaaaggacAGAAAATTTGCCGTAACAGCCAATTGAAGTCCATTTCTATCAGAATTCAGTTTCCCCATTCATCGGCCATTTCTTAGGGGCATTCCATAGTTCCAGTTTCACGTCCCGACAGAACAACAAAAGCTGCGCACTTTCCAAGCGGAACCCAAAAAAGGTTCGGTTTTTCTGATTTCCAGTTACTTTTAGTTTCTCCACCTATTTATTTTCTCCTTGTAATTGAATTAGTAGCTGGAACATAGAGACAGATACTCACGTTCTCAAGTTTGGAATTTGGAGCAGTTATCTACGATGACTTTGCGCACTATAAACTGTTGGAGGAGCACAACAAACCACGTCTCTGCAACCCTCTTACCTTGTCGAAGTTCTACCTTCAGTGGTTGGT encodes:
- the LOC121253984 gene encoding putative leucine-rich repeat-containing protein DDB_G0290503 isoform X1, with the translated sequence MSEKQNSEQVMEGSGDFGPATEALDSEHNHVMVPEESNGYAPETEVAVERGDSNDLIEPVNQESVSSPINRAEHDFGEAGKEDMFVDCPDELSTANADNREAVVAVGTEESSEMMNGVHESGVQEMENGTQVGYVVDSELENLRETLDKMLHERERIAREYEMQNEREAFTEDVAGLHHQLKALTNKQLLLPGMENHLVGDNPLLEMVKDCSQFVKAASEERLQTEATVRELHAVLFSKDQEIEYLNARVTEYGTISVTARDELLELKRKEEDLFEKVRRLEDENGKLVAQLDKNKVVFESVNEELAKTKMELEQEKFRCANTKEKLSMAVTKGKALVQQRDSLKQSLAERTSELDKCLTELQEKSSSLVAAELSKGELVRSENLVSSLQESLLQRNSILDKLEEILSQAAVPEELQSMDIIERFRWLVDEKKSLEDVSMEFQIVKDAFSFTDLPETISSSDWEARGSYLRESFYQVKDEVNTLHDEIVKTREDAHSEIARLSASLLAALQEKDYLQTEVADLMCKYEWIDEKVSLEKNRISASLSEALEEKEFLRMELANLMSKYEEIVEKEHKVSLDKDWIIKMLLEFSGSEMENEEGVYQSDNSAIIHKCFEKIKEQSSVALDSSHVNTELFQRVQSLLYVRDQELMLCEKLLEEDMVVRLEVNKLSNEIKLVSEELVALKEEKGSLQKVIERSEEKSALLRERLSMAVKKGKGLVQDRENMKNLLDEKDSEIEKLKLDLQQQESAVADCRDQINRLSSDVECIPKLEADLVAMKDQRDQFEQFLLESNKLLQRVVECIDGIVLPIESVFEGPVEKVIWLAGYINECLDAKTHADQELSKAKEDASTLASKLEEAKATVKSLEDALSVAENSVSRLSEEKREMEVGRTNVEQELEKAMEEAFSQTSKFAEASATMKSLEEALSLAENNISVLFKEKEEAQVSRAATEMELDKEKEEVAIQTTKLTEAYKTIKALEHSLSQVESNVVLLTEQNNDVQAGRTNLENEVKKLQEEVGSLANKLEDAYASIKSQEDALWRAENDISVLKGEKKDAEEEALLLNSKLSATLEELAGTSGSLETRSVELAGHFNDLQVIMKDETLSSKVKECFEKKFESLKSMDLIINNIRDRFVSMDLEEMQSHQLMEDNSRFTKPFSDSIDNIAGVEIHYSLAGADSDNISSYFRNTVEGFQWRNKILADKFEGFSSVVDEFIASLLRKLQTAENGVVVLFEHIESLRQKTKDLEMYKQEQETSVGILDNDVSTLLSVCTTVTRELQFEVKNNLLDLSHVPELETFNHGLSLEMIGSEGDATVEQLERLDGSKYVEAADKLLLAARKVQALIKQFESTSNMAAATIEELQTKLKESRKGFEKAIEERDLNQNRVAELVTDVDVLQNSCSELRLNLEDYQTKEEKIKEREAEVSSLYNSILIKEQEAEDSPLSASQVKILFEKIRDIEIPIAVSEVGDLDPHNSAHIKKLFHIIDSVTELQQEVKFLSHDRTRLQSNLTTQVLEIEHLKGEVEKHIRDGQDLEKMNNELSELIFGLEKIIGMFKVSDLGEQKYPGAKGLLSLLEKQVVAMLLESENSKSKAQELATELLASQNVVEELSIKVKLLEDSVQGGNADPNIVQERSIFEALPLPTGSEISEIEDVGPIGQNTVSPVPLAAQVRTVRKGSTDHLAINIGGESERLINNEGNEGTDEDKGHVFKSLNTSGLIPKQGKLIADRVDGIWVSGGRVLMSQPRARLGLMAYCLLMHIWLLGTVL
- the LOC121253984 gene encoding putative leucine-rich repeat-containing protein DDB_G0290503 isoform X2, translating into MSEKQNSEQVMEGSGDFGPATEALDSEHNHVMVPEESNGYAPETEVAVERGDSNDLIEPVNQESVSSPINRAEHDFGEAGKEDMFVDCPDELSTANADNREAVVAVGTEESSEMMNGVHESGVQEMENGTQVGYVVDSELENLRETLDKMLHERERIAREYENEREAFTEDVAGLHHQLKALTNKQLLLPGMENHLVGDNPLLEMVKDCSQFVKAASEERLQTEATVRELHAVLFSKDQEIEYLNARVTEYGTISVTARDELLELKRKEEDLFEKVRRLEDENGKLVAQLDKNKVVFESVNEELAKTKMELEQEKFRCANTKEKLSMAVTKGKALVQQRDSLKQSLAERTSELDKCLTELQEKSSSLVAAELSKGELVRSENLVSSLQESLLQRNSILDKLEEILSQAAVPEELQSMDIIERFRWLVDEKKSLEDVSMEFQIVKDAFSFTDLPETISSSDWEARGSYLRESFYQVKDEVNTLHDEIVKTREDAHSEIARLSASLLAALQEKDYLQTEVADLMCKYEWIDEKVSLEKNRISASLSEALEEKEFLRMELANLMSKYEEIVEKEHKVSLDKDWIIKMLLEFSGSEMENEEGVYQSDNSAIIHKCFEKIKEQSSVALDSSHVNTELFQRVQSLLYVRDQELMLCEKLLEEDMVVRLEVNKLSNEIKLVSEELVALKEEKGSLQKVIERSEEKSALLRERLSMAVKKGKGLVQDRENMKNLLDEKDSEIEKLKLDLQQQESAVADCRDQINRLSSDVECIPKLEADLVAMKDQRDQFEQFLLESNKLLQRVVECIDGIVLPIESVFEGPVEKVIWLAGYINECLDAKTHADQELSKAKEDASTLASKLEEAKATVKSLEDALSVAENSVSRLSEEKREMEVGRTNVEQELEKAMEEAFSQTSKFAEASATMKSLEEALSLAENNISVLFKEKEEAQVSRAATEMELDKEKEEVAIQTTKLTEAYKTIKALEHSLSQVESNVVLLTEQNNDVQAGRTNLENEVKKLQEEVGSLANKLEDAYASIKSQEDALWRAENDISVLKGEKKDAEEEALLLNSKLSATLEELAGTSGSLETRSVELAGHFNDLQVIMKDETLSSKVKECFEKKFESLKSMDLIINNIRDRFVSMDLEEMQSHQLMEDNSRFTKPFSDSIDNIAGVEIHYSLAGADSDNISSYFRNTVEGFQWRNKILADKFEGFSSVVDEFIASLLRKLQTAENGVVVLFEHIESLRQKTKDLEMYKQEQETSVGILDNDVSTLLSVCTTVTRELQFEVKNNLLDLSHVPELETFNHGLSLEMIGSEGDATVEQLERLDGSKYVEAADKLLLAARKVQALIKQFESTSNMAAATIEELQTKLKESRKGFEKAIEERDLNQNRVAELVTDVDVLQNSCSELRLNLEDYQTKEEKIKEREAEVSSLYNSILIKEQEAEDSPLSASQVKILFEKIRDIEIPIAVSEVGDLDPHNSAHIKKLFHIIDSVTELQQEVKFLSHDRTRLQSNLTTQVLEIEHLKGEVEKHIRDGQDLEKMNNELSELIFGLEKIIGMFKVSDLGEQKYPGAKGLLSLLEKQVVAMLLESENSKSKAQELATELLASQNVVEELSIKVKLLEDSVQGGNADPNIVQERSIFEALPLPTGSEISEIEDVGPIGQNTVSPVPLAAQVRTVRKGSTDHLAINIGGESERLINNEGNEGTDEDKGHVFKSLNTSGLIPKQGKLIADRVDGIWVSGGRVLMSQPRARLGLMAYCLLMHIWLLGTVL